TTCTGCAAGTTTGTTCTGCTGGCTTCACCATGTATAGAACCCGTTACCAGCACAAAACTGCATTACTGTTCCTCGAATAAACTGGCAGGTGAGTTAGCTGGTACGAAAAGTATGGTTTGATGTTATCTTCTTGCTTCAAACTTTAATTACCTTTAGGTGATGTAAACCCCGAGAATTGTTGCTCTATACATTTGGTTTCGTATGGATTTATGTTTGCGGAGCAAGAAATGCACAACCAGTCATTGATTTATTGGTCTTGAACAAATTCATAACCCGAAATATATGCTTAATAGTCAATGTAGTCGGAAAGATAAGCGAAGATCAACCATGAACTTTAATACAAAAACAACTACAAAAATACAGAAAAGAGTATGCGGTTTCTACTTTAATGTAATACATAATGATATAGAGACCGAAACagagaaaaatgaaaacttaTCCTAAAAAATTGCTCCATTTGTAGATGAACAATAGAAACTCCCTTCTAGTCTATGTGATCTAGGGCTGCTTTCGATCTCTTACTTCCTTAGTTGTGTTCGTTGCTTTCGCCAGACAGTTCCTCCAAAGATTTTCCTTTCGATTCAGGTACAAAGAACGTAAATAATAAACCCAAAAAGTTGATCACACCCAACATAATAAGTGAGTTCTTGACCCCTATACCAGCAGGAAACCCTGCTTCTGCCTTAGCCTTGTCCTGCGGTTGCGCCAAGAACAAGAATCCGAATGCACCCACCATTGCCCCTAACTTTCCGGCTGCTGCAGATATGCCATGGCAAGTTGACCGCAGTCTAGCCGGGAAAATTTCAGCTGGCACCACAAATGTAGTAGCATTAGGTCCGAAATTTGCAAAGAAGAAAGTCAGTGAGTAGAATACCACAAACCCTATCAAGTGATGTGTCCAATAATCGTAGAGAAATGCCAATACAAACATGAACACTGTCATGAAGAAGAATCCCATCATTTGGATTGTGAATCTTCCGATTTTATCAATGAAGGCTACAGTGAACCAGTATCCGGGTACAGTACTGCATAGGGCGATAAGCGTTTGTGCCCTTGCAATTCTATAAACCTCTGAAACGGCATTCAAAGTTTTAGCATTAGGAATCCATCCAATGGCGCTGAAAATGTCTTTCTGAAACagattttggctataaaatgcAATGTCAAGCAAGAACCATGTGCTTGTGGTTCCAAGCAAGTGGAGTCCATGGCGGTGCATAAACTCCTTAGAGAATAAACCGAAAGATTTCACAGTTTCCTTAGGCAACCTGACGGGTTCAGGTTCTATGTCAACCTGCAATACTTTTCCCATATCAGCATTAGCCTGGTTGACATCTTTCGCAACAAGCGCTGTGTAACGGGCAGTTTCTGGCATCTTTGAGCGCGAGTAGTAGGTTAGAGCTGCCGGAAGTGCTCCAACCATTAGAATGATTCTCCAAAGGTAGTCTGCTTGTGGGACAGTTGAACCAACTGGATCAACTTCATAAGATGGAGCCTTGAATTTGGCCTCAAAAATCGCAGAGATGAGCATTGCAAACAACCCTCCTGCTAGAATTCCAAACCCCTGCATGGCAAACACCGCGGCAACAAAGGCACCACGAGTCTTTTTATTTGCGTATTCAGACATTATGGTGGCGGAAAGAGGGTAGTCACCACCAATGCCGAACCCTAGCCAGAACCGAAAGAAACAAAGCGTGGTCATTACAGACTTCGCGGTGTGCCCAAAGGAGAGCGCGGAACCAATGGAGCATATGATCATGAGCATAAGTGTCATGCCATACACTTTTTTTCTCCCCATTTTGTCACCAAGCCAGCCGAAGACCACTTGCCCTGCCAATGTGCCAACAAGCGCCACGCCATTGACAGCTGCTGACACATTTGGAGGCAATGTGCCTGGTTTTGGTGATCCTTCAACGTGGTAATATATGCGGCCAAGCAATTTGGTGACGAGGGATATGCAGAAGAGATCGTATGCGTCGGTGAAGAATCCCATTCCGGCGATTACGATTGTGGTGaaatggtaccattgtgttTTTGCAGTGTCAAGTGCACTGAGCACATGCAGTTGTTCCTTGGCCATGGATTTAGCCTTGCTTGGTTTGATCTCTCTCTTGCAAACTCTATTTCTCTGGTTCATCAATATGCAAGAACACAAACGGTAAGATTACATTTCCATAACACTGTATGAATAAAGAATGAtttaaatgtgaatttgatTGATATAAACACAGAAGATTAAAACACAAGAGTTTCACATTTCTTGAAGAAACTTAAAATAAGTCGGAAAAATTCACATAAAGAGGATATAACTAATTGTTCCCGGAAACTATACGTGCAAGACGTTCATTCTTTAGTAAACAACGGATGTGCATTGATACTGCTGAAAATCCGTCAACATGTTTGTACGTTTTGTTACAGACAATGATATTGACATATTATCAATGACATATCAACACTCtgttgattaataaagaacatgcATCAGTTCCATAGCCAGACAAATAATTCTTCATATATAATTGAAAGATTGCATTGTAAAACATAGGATGAGACCAAAATAATTCCTagaattaatttataaaaattcaacaatggtaaataaaatatgaaaaacatGCAGCTTCATCAAGAAGAAACAAGAACATGCATGCATAGAGTTTTTTTCCTAACCTGGATCTTCTCTCTCaacctagagagagagagagagagagagagagaaactccGACTCCAACTCCGACTCCGAGAGATCTAGAGAGAGGGGTAGGTAATAGGTTATGCTCTAGGGGAAGCAGGGAATGAGAATTTATAAGGGAAGGGCGCGTCGCCGAGCAACCGGAATATTACAATGGCATATTCTTCCCCTCCATTTTAGCTAGCTGTTGTTTCTCTGCAGACCCTTCTGTTCAACAAACTCAAGACATCTTTCAGCGGTATATTCCGAATGTCCGAGAATTTCTAGTAGAAACCAGTAGTAGCCAAAACCGAAAACAGTTCCATATACGTTACCAGAACGCGTATTTCCACAGTTGTCCAATTTCTatatttagttttcaaatttgagGTTGAAATTTTTGACATAAATGGTACGTAATATATACTTTGGTGAAGGAATTAAATTCCATATAATCTGAGGGGATGGAATATATGTCCTAACTGCTATGCTAGCTAGCTGGAGGATCGTAAAAGATTTCATTACAAGATTCATTTCTGATTTGGGGGGAGATTTTCAGGTAAAAGTAATCAATAATTTCTCAATGATTTGGAGACCAAAAGCAAAGAAATTATAGAATGATGGTAGAAATAAATGGATTAATGGAACAGTGTGCCGAGTGTACGAATGTACGAACACCCTCTATATTAATTTGGAAAGTAAAAAAGTTCCAAGTTTTTGAATCCTCAATCACGTTGAGAAGAAAAAATGTACATGACACATGTTCTATTTGACTCCTTTTAAGTGTTACAAATATAAGATTTCTATTAAATATAAGGaatataatattaaattttctCCTCGTAATCGTATTGTCGAGATTTCCttagaaaaaataaagaaaaataatatcaaTGAAACCTGAGTGGCAGGAGTTCTTGAGTGTGAATGATTGTGCATATTATACGTTTATCTCTATTATTACGTGACTACGACTACGATCTGATACGGGACATACTCTGAACAGTGAGTGGACTAGCCACTCTGCCTTAAGAGAAAATACGCAAATCTACCTAACCCCCCAAAACAAATTCGACTTTCACATTGAGAAACAGAAAACAGTTGATGATTCACTTCTACTTTATATACTCAATACCATTTAGTCACAGCTGCGGAGAGAAACATGGGTACCCTAGTTTTGATCATACACGCGACACCGTAGATGACAGTTTGAAACACAAGACCTCAGGTTCAAAGATAAACGCTGACGCTTTACGTACACACATGTTATACATGGAAAATGCACACTTTATCTGGCATCCTTTGTAAAAGCCAGGACATAGACTCATGGAATACCACAAAGGATGAAATACCCCTCCCCAAAATGAACTACAGGCTTACATTACAACATTATTTTCTGCACTGCTTATAGATCCAACCTACACAACTGGAACTGTCCTGTTGTTATAGTTTGATTGCTCCAACTCCACTGTCCCGGTTTCGCTTTCTTCTTCGTTCTCACCCGACATCTCCTCCAACGACCTCCCATTCGATTCAGGCACCAAGAAAGTGAACAATATCCCCAAGAAGTTGACCACACCCAACACAAGGAGCGAGTTTTTAACCCCGATGCCTGGAGGGTACCCTGCATCTGTCTTGTTCTTATCTTTGTTCTGAGCCAAGTACAAGAACCCGAATACACCAACTATGGCGCCAAGCTTCCCGGACGCAGCTGAGATTCCATGACACGTAGACCGGAACCTAGCTGGGAAAATCTCAGCCGGCACAACAAATGTGGTTGCATTAGGACCGAAGTTCGCAAAAAAGAAGGTCAATGCGTAGATCACTACGAACCCAATTCGGTTGTCCTTGTGAGTCCAGTGATCGTAGGGAATAGCCAGTGCAAACATGAACACTGTCATGAAGAAGAATCCCATCAATTGAATTGCAAATCTTCCAATCCTGTCAATGAAAGCTACCGTAAACCAGTAGCCAGGGACAGTACTGCACAATGCAATAAGAGTTTGGGCCCTTGCGATTCTGTAGACTTCTTCAATAGCATTCATCGTCTCTGCAGGAGGAATCCATCCGATCGCACTGAAAATATCCTTTTGGAACAGATTTTGGCTGTAGAATGCAATGTCAAGTAAGAACCAAGTGCTTGTTGTTCCAAGCAAGTGAAGTCCATGACGGTGCATAAACTCCTTGGAGAACATAGCAAATGCATTAGCAGTCGGCTCAGCCCTCTGGGGTTCTGCTTCAATTTCTACCTGCAGAACCTTTGACATGTCGGATGCAGCCTGTCTCGCATTCTTTGCAACGAGGGCGGTGTAACGGGCAGTTTCAGGCATCTTCATGCGCCAGTAGTAAGTCATTGCAGCTGGGATTGCTCCTACTATCACAATAATCCTCCACAGATAGTCCGCTTGTGGAACGGTTGAGGCAAGTGCATTGACCTTATATGTTGGAGCATCAAAATTGGCATTAAACGCGGCCGAACAGATAATAGCAAATATCCCACCAGCTAAAATTCCAAACCCCTGCATGGCAAAGACCGCGGCAATGAAAGCTCCCCGAGTCTTCTTGTTAGCATACTCAGACATGATTGTGGCAGAAAGAGGGTAGTCACCGccagtggcggatccacagtggggtcgtcggggtcgcacgaccccttggaaaccatggaaacaaccttgaagctcccatatgcgacctcttggagctgggGTCGTCGGAGTCGGAGGCACGCCAACTGTTCGACAAAAGCCCTGAACGAAAACTGggcaggaagaggaagaagaagcagcccAGTCAAATGAGCTTGGTTGTGTGCTTGGTTGCATGCCTGTTTTTGTCAAGTGAATGATATTTATACATGCTACTTTTTATAACTCTATCCAGTTTAATTGGTCTTTCTGATAAAGAAATGATAGGGGTTGGAGGAGTGCTATATGAGAACGAGAACATTAAGAAGATACGGAAATTAATTTGAAACATCAAGCTGTCAGGGAAAGCAAAAATTTGGATACGCCAGTAACAAGACAATAAAAGAGGAAGTTTAAGTGAAACTTACTTGCATGAATCCACATAAACGAATTATGATGTGATTTATGCCAGAATCTTGGGTCAGTCCCTATACTTTATTATTGTTCCATGCACAGATTAattcgacactgcaccaaacgcccgactaatgGAGTTAGTACTATCCGACGACTATTTATTTTATCCGACTGAAATAGTCAATACAGTCCGAAGTACCAAACGaggctaaaaaaaaatttcgcgcTGCGCGCGCTATGACCCCATAAACATtttttcctggatccgccactggtcACCGCCAATACCAAACCCTAGCCAGAACCGGAAGAAACAAAGCGTTGACATAACGGTTTTTGGGTTATGCTCATATGAGAGACCTGAAGCAATAGAACATATGACCATAAGCATAAGAGTCATTCCATAAACTCTCTTCCTTCCCATCTTGTCACCAAGCCAGCCAAAGAAGCGCTGGCCTGCTAAGGTTCCACAAAGCGCCACACCATTTACGGCGGCTGACACATTCGGAGGCAATGTCCCGGGCTTCTCTGCGCCTTCAACGTGGTAGTATATGCGGCCGAGCAACTTGGTCACCATAGAAATgcagaagagatcatatgcatCTGTGAAGAATCCCATTCCAGCAATGATAATTGCAGTGaaatggtaccattgtgttTTTGCTACATCAAGTGCATTGAGAACCTGTAATTGCTCATTAGCCATGGCTAAGCTAGCTTTTacaaattctctctctcttctctttctttctcaccagcttttttttttatctgcaCAATTTGAAGAgtgagaaaatgaaaaaaatatttatcgTGCGGAAGCGGCAAGTACAACGTAAAATATTCGAACAATAATATAGCAACACAACATTAACAGTTGGTCATAcgttgaaaattaaattttgcctCACCTAGAATTCCAGGTTCAACCAATTCACTTTATAATTTCtgacttttcaaaattttttgtcACTAATTTATCACATCACAACATTAACTAGAGAAAAAGAATTCTTATAAAGGATACTATAATGAAATGCTATGGAGACTTTTTCAAAAATAGGATTCTTCATGTACTATCTTTCCTTTTATGTTTTTGGCATAAAACTTTATATGTTGTTACAAAAATTGATGTTAAATTGAAAAGTGACAAAAAATTCATGAAGAGTTAACACTTTAAGAGAGTTTTTTTAAGTATTTCTCTAACTAATTACACAGTccaaagaaattttatttgCCACCCCCCAAAAAAAGGGACCATTTTATTTGAGCATGAAAAAGTGAAATGATCTTCTGAAACTAGCAAAACTTCCATGACTACTGGAAAAGTGGAGGAAAAGACAAATAATGAACTCTGCCTCATTCTACCACTgaagaggtttttgtttttttggccAGATTTCTAAGTGAGAAAAGCTCTGGTGGGCATTTGGACAACGTCGCCTGTCGTACTTTGCTTTCAATTTCATATTAATTTCACTCGGCGCGAGAGTTGTCGTACACAAATTTTTGAAGCTTGAACTAGGAAAATCACGTTCAAACTGCCCCACAcaagggacaaggattgtctactCTCCATTTTCGGTGTCCTTTCTGTGccctcttgtttgtgtggtcacggttaagctacatcaacattttatattactattcatttttgtcttattataactataaaaaaataatataaaatgttaacgtgacttaaccgtgaccatacaaaacaggagggcacgaaaAGAGCAACGGAAGTGgagagcagacaatccttgtccctacGCAAGTAGACAAACACATAACCTACTGAGGATTTAATAGAAGTCTCAAAGTATCTACCAAACCATTTAAAACCCCACTCACTTCACACTTTACACTTTACACTATGCACTTTGAGCTTGCAACTTGCATGCATGGAGAGATCagcggacttaattacaagATCAACAACAATGGAAGCAAAAattaagcataaacaaagatgTTTAATATCTAATTAgataaattaattgatttaatTTGCAGACTAACCTGTTGGGAGCGAGCGAGAGGGAGATGAAGAAATTTGACGGTGAGACAAGGAAAATGAAGGGATGCGAATATTTATAGGCAACGGCAGCAGCCTCACACGAAGGAATTTCCACCGGCATTTTCCATTTTCTCCCCCGCGtccgtttttattttttcagtcAACCGTCGCACCATGTTTCAAGTCTCACCTTGCCCACCTTCCCCGTCTTGCTCGACGATTTCGACACGTGGTCCCActctctttatttatttacttcctTTATTCTTTCATGAGCTGAACACATTGAGATATTGGCTACCAGTGCAAGTTGTTTTTAAATCGATTTACAGTCTTAGTTGCATGCAAATTGCCCCTCCTAAAATTGTTATCCAACAAGAAGTCACACTCTGTGACTAAAATAGAATAGTCTACGACTCAAAGCGTATGGAATGAATCGGTTGTTAAGACTTTTGAACGTTCCATTGTCATTTTCATGAGCCCCCCTAAGAAGGAATAAATTGGAAGACTCTTTTTAATACTATTTTTCACTCTTAATATTTTTTATCGTATCCATTTTATTTGTGTTCATTTAATCTAGCAGAGTGTTTTTGTTATTGaaataacataaataaatattatgAAAATAGTAAGGTCCGAGAAATTTTACTACTGGTAGATTGTCATGATGGTTAAATACATTATTTTTAAATGTGTCAAAGTTAATATCTTTTGCCTTTTTCAATTTACTTTTTAGTAGTATtcatttttacttgtaagtgagatgccTTTGATTCGAATATCGTAAATAACAAGTTTAataccaatttattttcttgctacttaatgaaaatatatcaTTCTGTAAGATAATAAAGTAGGAAAATTATTTGTAATACatgaatataaaaataaaagggtcaaaaaaaaaaatttagtaagTGATACGGTTGTGGGGAAGTTTCTGATCACATACTAGGAATCAAATATT
This genomic interval from Malus domestica chromosome 05, GDT2T_hap1 contains the following:
- the LOC103419864 gene encoding inorganic phosphate transporter 1-4 isoform X2, encoding MANEQLQVLNALDVAKTQWYHFTAIIIAGMGFFTDAYDLFCISMVTKLLGRIYYHVEGAEKPGTLPPNVSAAVNGVALCGTLAGQRFFGWLGDKMGRKRVYGMTLMLMVICSIASGLSYEHNPKTVMSTLCFFRFWLGFGIGGDYPLSATIMSEYANKKTRGAFIAAVFAMQGFGILAGGIFAIICSAAFNANFDAPTYKVNALASTVPQADYLWRIIVIVGAIPAAMTYYWRMKMPETARYTALVAKNARQAASDMSKVLQVEIEAEPQRAEPTANAFAMFSKEFMHRHGLHLLGTTSTWFLLDIAFYSQNLFQKDIFSAIGWIPPAETMNAIEEVYRIARAQTLIALCSTVPGYWFTVAFIDRIGRFAIQLMGFFFMTVFMFALAIPYDHWTHKDNRIGFVVIYALTFFFANFGPNATTFVVPAEIFPARFRSTCHGISAASGKLGAIVGVFGFLYLAQNKDKNKTDAGYPPGIGVKNSLLVLGVVNFLGILFTFLVPESNGRSLEEMSGENEEESETGTVELEQSNYNNRTVPVV
- the LOC103419864 gene encoding probable inorganic phosphate transporter 1-7 isoform X1 codes for the protein MWIHASMQPSTQPSSFDWAASSSSSCPVFVQGFCRTVGVPPTPTTPAPRGRIWELQGCFHGFQGVVRPRRPHCGSATGGDYPLSATIMSEYANKKTRGAFIAAVFAMQGFGILAGGIFAIICSAAFNANFDAPTYKVNALASTVPQADYLWRIIVIVGAIPAAMTYYWRMKMPETARYTALVAKNARQAASDMSKVLQVEIEAEPQRAEPTANAFAMFSKEFMHRHGLHLLGTTSTWFLLDIAFYSQNLFQKDIFSAIGWIPPAETMNAIEEVYRIARAQTLIALCSTVPGYWFTVAFIDRIGRFAIQLMGFFFMTVFMFALAIPYDHWTHKDNRIGFVVIYALTFFFANFGPNATTFVVPAEIFPARFRSTCHGISAASGKLGAIVGVFGFLYLAQNKDKNKTDAGYPPGIGVKNSLLVLGVVNFLGILFTFLVPESNGRSLEEMSGENEEESETGTVELEQSNYNNRTVPVV
- the LOC103419823 gene encoding inorganic phosphate transporter 1-4-like; amino-acid sequence: MAKEQLHVLSALDTAKTQWYHFTTIVIAGMGFFTDAYDLFCISLVTKLLGRIYYHVEGSPKPGTLPPNVSAAVNGVALVGTLAGQVVFGWLGDKMGRKKVYGMTLMLMIICSIGSALSFGHTAKSVMTTLCFFRFWLGFGIGGDYPLSATIMSEYANKKTRGAFVAAVFAMQGFGILAGGLFAMLISAIFEAKFKAPSYEVDPVGSTVPQADYLWRIILMVGALPAALTYYSRSKMPETARYTALVAKDVNQANADMGKVLQVDIEPEPVRLPKETVKSFGLFSKEFMHRHGLHLLGTTSTWFLLDIAFYSQNLFQKDIFSAIGWIPNAKTLNAVSEVYRIARAQTLIALCSTVPGYWFTVAFIDKIGRFTIQMMGFFFMTVFMFVLAFLYDYWTHHLIGFVVFYSLTFFFANFGPNATTFVVPAEIFPARLRSTCHGISAAAGKLGAMVGAFGFLFLAQPQDKAKAEAGFPAGIGVKNSLIMLGVINFLGLLFTFFVPESKGKSLEELSGESNEHN